Genomic segment of Topomyia yanbarensis strain Yona2022 unplaced genomic scaffold, ASM3024719v1 HiC_scaffold_4, whole genome shotgun sequence:
CCAAAAATCTCACTGACTATCCTCGATGACCTCCTTCCGCATGCTGTAAAAAACCATCCCGCCTTCCATCACCGTGTCAGCCTTCGCTTGTTGAGTAGCAAATTCAGCACACGTTTTTGGCAGCAGGAGCAGAAATGTGACCTAACtaaactgccgttctacgcataattgtcccatgtatatagggaatcccatagaacatgggacaattaagcttataacggcagtaaaCCCTACCATTAATTcacaaacaattcaaatcacCTATTTATAGCTGTACgctgctcacctgggttcgattcccaaccccgcacatagggttacagatttttccaaaaaagatATTTCTGTGAcacgaaaagaggcgaatgaccctaaggttaaaatgtataatcaaaataaaaaaaaatcaatctaaACCTGCCAACCAAAATACAagcaaaaattttcgaaaattatgAGCGATCAAggaacagtggtgagcattatgttgcgcaaacaaatacactctacggagtgttcCCTCAAAAAGAATATCATTCATGAATCTCCTCAATCATCTTGAATTAGTTCATGATTTCTATTATGTTAGTCACAATTCAATATCTGTGCTCgcgaaataattcacaaaatcatataTTCATGTATacatgaactgattcatgattcctagcgaaCTAGTCACGACTCATCATTCCTGctagtgaaatagttcacaagatTGTGAAATATTATTCGTCGAAATATGAataggttcatgattcctagtataacagTCCCATCTGAACATGCGTGGTCGTGACATATCTCACAAAATCATGCAATATGTTTCATGTGTATGTGTATCGTATCTGATCGGTTGTTGTTTTCTGCCCAACGCTGTGAATTTTGATCAATTTCTCAAGTTAATTTGTATCTTACTGATTGCTGTACTGTTTAAATCGTTCTCTAAATCGAGTAGCTAATGGTTGAAGTGGAATTTCGTGAATCAGTGGATGGAATTCAGTAATTCCATTGTGTGATTATATCTACACAGAGCTTGACGACGAAGTGGTATTGTTTACTTctgttgctattttctgagcTGGAGACTGCCTACTAGAAAATGATTTGCAACAAATGTTTTACCAAAATAGAATACGATGAAAAAACGATCGCTTGTAAAGGATTTTGCGCAGAAGGATGCGATATTTACCACTTAAAATGTGCCGATCTCGCAGTTTCTGAGGAAATATATAGTAGCAGTAATAGCATCTGGTGGCTTTGCATGGCATGCGGAAAGATGATGTGTGATATTCGTGACATGGAAGTGTTCCGGGACAAGCGAAAATTGCTTGATATTGCAGCTTTTTCCTCTAAGTCTTCCGTTGTCGCTATAGTCGAGCAGAGTCCGAAGGCTGAAAAACTTGAAGTGAATTTGCACAAAGAAATCTCTGAACTAAAACATCAGATGAATagcattaacccattatatcctagcgtatgaaatttcatacgcagaactatccatcgtttaacgcgtatttactgcagaattttggcatctaactactttattattgcactaatgggatcattgcacctcatatttcattgcgaaaaaagacaactgccattttttataattttgtttacatttttgaaacgtgtatagttggggcaaatggcggctgaaaagtaagcaatacatttaattgaattttattgttggaattcctGCTAATAATTCCAATATGTGACAAAACGCCCCTACAGATGTAAAAGAAGTGTTttctatcagaaaatccgaagaaatatgtcaaacaacttaaaatttgttgtttttatttaagcgcacgaaattttttgcacgagaaattttcattctcaaaatcattttaagcggtgattttatttttcccataatctttgatacattttttggtggaattgaagatatcactgcttttggctcactttttgaaacccctgggttataatgggttaaggaAACTTTAGCAGAGCTAACAGACTCGAATTGCAATATCCCAGCCTCTACATCAATTGTTAATTCGACTATCTCATCACCATTATCTTCGACAAAGCTTCGGTATGGTTCGAAAACAGATACAGCTTCGAGTAAGACAATGAGAACGCCTTCTGAGAGATGCTGGATCTTTCTTACCAGAATAAAAAATACTGTCAGTGAACGAGAAATTGCCGAGATGGTTGCTGTTTCAACGGGGAGTGCTATAGAGACAGTCGTGGTGAATAAACTAGTACCGCAGTGGAAGAACGTGTTGACGATGCCTTTCGTTTCGTTTAAAGTTGGCATTGATGCCAATTTGACGGAGATTGCGTTAAACCCGTCAACATGGTCAAAAGGAGTTTGTTTTCGGGAATTTGTAAATCGAACGACTGTCTGGGAACCTGCTGGATAAAATATGTAACTAATTCATAAATGTTTGGTTTGTGCAAAATAATTCTATCCGTTTTTTTAAAGATATAATGATTGTATGtataagtaattagtatttaAGTTCAAGTCTGTACGAGCTTGCTCGAAggcgataaataaataaataaaaatatgttttcgtgaactggttcatgattcttagtatAATGGTCACGACTGACCATGTTCATGCTCGTGTATTTTGTAACCCGTCCCTTATATTGTGAATTATTTCGCGAGCACAGATATTGAATTGTGACTAATAGAATAGAAATCATGAACTAATTCAAGATGATTGAGaagattcatgaataatattcctaatttcgtgaaatagttcacgagcaaatgtattgatttcattttcagCTTTGATCACCGTTTTATTCTGTTTACATGTTTAAGTTGTTGTTCGGTGAAAAATTACAATGAAACGGGACTGTCCATATAACACTCTTTCCATTTACCAACTTTACTTACATTATTTCCAATCTGCTCACATCTGCTTTCCTATCAGACTTGTCATCAactgagccatttagctcccagattTTCTAACTTAACTTCAAATTTGGGGAATTCGTTTGGGTTTTTCCTACTTAGCTCATGGTGTACGTTCGCTATGTAACTCCTTAGGTCAGATACcgtttttttaagttttgggGTACTTCAATTACCTTCAGCTTGAGATACAAATTTACGCCTATCGTTATATTTTTATAACCCAAAAAATCGCTCGCTCATCACAGTTCACTTTCATAAAAACTTTGAATTTATTTTCGTCGATTATTAAAACATTATGGTTTTAAAATATTCGGTTTTCCCTACTTCTCTATCAATGTTATTTATTCAAAAATCTCTTGCGTTGGAATCCACTATTCACATAAGTGGTAGAAGACAATTATCAGTTATAGCTCGCTTGAAAATTCCTTTCGTAGTATTGATTGACACCATCAGTGAGATATTGAATGTATGGTTCAAATGTGGGGCGCGGAGACTACATGATCGTGTGGAagcgagcgtttgtatgttcaaGTTTGAGACGGCGTTTATAAATTGATAAGATATAAAGCGTTCTCCTTCCCGTTAGCGTGATCGCAATGGGTTCGAGTGTTTCTATGTTACCGTGCGTGAAATATCATTGCTATACCCGCAGTGTTGgacaaaaaaaagatttttggcatttaattcgatctatcgaactttgaacagctctAATTTGTTTTAGAGACACTCTAACACCATAaaaccttcagcaaagttgttcagcatatcctggactaaacttctatctatttgttgacatactgcaggaagaattgtagtctgtagaattgaaaatgcaaaaaagtaggttttctcatgctaatttccatacaaatttcaaacgcaatgcactacgccgggtcaaaaccaatTGACCTCAAATCTTGCACAgttatttgggaccccaaatggaaccaaaaagtgctgtgctcggttgaagTGGTTAGGATTACGTTTTTCTACATAATAATGCCCCACCCTAACCTCTTGTTAATACATTATATCACAGAattcggtatgttgccaaatggcaacagtatgcatttaagggttaaaccgAACCATGACCCTGAATATCGCGTTTAAGCAGCAAAATGACACCCTCCTGTACTGTCCATGATCGTAAATCAGTCCTattgttctatgggatttcccaTCTACACGGGACGGATTATAGGCAGTGTATGTCTATCCGATTTATGACCACATACGAACAAGCAAAAAAGCCAGCCCATTAGTCGGTGAAAGTTTAGTAACGGAAAAAGCGAAATGCACTATGCAACGACGGTCTCTACACTTGCCTTTAGATTGCAAAAAAACAGCTACCCTTAATTACACAGCAACAGCAACCGCATTATGTTCGTTTTCTCTAATAACCTATTTCTTTTCCATGTAAAATCACTCCCACCATCCAACGCAGCTAGCCAAGAAGGGCCTGAACGTGGTACTAGTCAGTCGGACACTTTCCAAGCTGGAGGATGTCGCGAACGAAATTGGTAAGTTCCACCCGCAGTACCcccgaaaaaaatttaaattttaacaaCAGTTCTTTTCTTCCTAACTCACAGAAACCGAATCGAAGGTCCACACCAAAATTATCGCAGTGGACTTCAGTACCGGACCGGAGATCTACGAAACGATCGAGTCCCAAACGGCCGACCTGGAGATCGGCGTACTGGTTAACAACGTCGGTATCAGCTACAGCCACCCGGAGTACTATCTCAGCCTGCCGGATTCGGCGAAGTTTGTCAACGGTTTAATCGCATGCAACATTTTCTCCGTCACGCACATGTGCAAAATCTTTCTGCCCGGTATGGTGGAACGCCGAAAGGGTGTAGTGATCAACATATCGTCCATGTCGGCCGTTATTCCCGCACCGATGCTCACCGTGTACGCAGCCACAAAAGCGTTCGTCGACAAATTCAGTGACGATCTGGCAACGGAATATGCCAAACACGGTGTAGTGGTACAGTCCGTACTGCCCGGCCCGGTAGCTACTAACATGTCTAAAGTTCGCCGAGCCACCTGGATGGTGTGCTCACCAAAAACGTTCGCCTCCAGTGCCCTCAGTACACTGGGAATCGCTCGGCACACCACCGGGTACTATCCGCACTCGTTGCTCCAGCTCAGTATCGATATGATTGGACTGGTTTCGCCGACCCTCTCGCGGAATATCACCCTTAAGACGATGGAAAACATTCGTGGTCGGGCAGTGAAACGGGCAGCAGCTACCAGCCAGCAGGAACCTAGCAAGTAGAAAAAATGTCCGAGATTGCCAGACTTTTCCCAGTCCCGTTAAGACCATTACAATTTCGTA
This window contains:
- the LOC131695412 gene encoding very-long-chain 3-oxoacyl-CoA reductase-like; translated protein: MVNAYDIFGGVCVFVVSVQLLRKVFPWIYENLLGPKVFGSGIKLKEMGQWALVTGATDGIGKAYAKALAKKGLNVVLVSRTLSKLEDVANEIETESKVHTKIIAVDFSTGPEIYETIESQTADLEIGVLVNNVGISYSHPEYYLSLPDSAKFVNGLIACNIFSVTHMCKIFLPGMVERRKGVVINISSMSAVIPAPMLTVYAATKAFVDKFSDDLATEYAKHGVVVQSVLPGPVATNMSKVRRATWMVCSPKTFASSALSTLGIARHTTGYYPHSLLQLSIDMIGLVSPTLSRNITLKTMENIRGRAVKRAAATSQQEPSK